One window from the genome of Choloepus didactylus isolate mChoDid1 chromosome 2, mChoDid1.pri, whole genome shotgun sequence encodes:
- the LOC119513072 gene encoding transmembrane protein 14C-like, which yields MQKEPSPLVPLHWFGSGYAALVASGRIIGYVKAGSLPSVPAGLFFRGLAGLGAYQLSQDLRNIWVFLAASGTLAGIMGMRFYHSGKFIPAGLIAGVSLLMVTKLRIRMFSRSHQS from the coding sequence ATGCAGAAGGAGCCCAGCCCGCTAGTGCCTTTACATTGGTTTGGTTCTGGCTATGCAGCACTGGTTGCTTCTGGCAGGATCATTGGCTATGTAAAAGCAGGTAGTCTCCCATCTGTCCCTGCTGGGCTCTTCTTCCGGGGTTTAGCAGGCTTGGGTGCTTATCAGCTGTCTCAGGATCTGAGGAACATTTGGGTTTTCCTAGCTGCATCTGGAACTTTGGCTGGCATTATGGGAATGAGATTCTACCACTCTGGAAAATTTATACCTGCTGGCTTAATTGCGGGTGTCAGTTTGCTGATGGTCACCAAACTTAGAATTAGGATGTTCAGTAGATCCCATCAATCATAG